A region of Flocculibacter collagenilyticus DNA encodes the following proteins:
- a CDS encoding DUF6702 family protein codes for MARLLLIICLLGLSLNALAHKFYTGITDIQFNPNTNSLEIIHRFATHDFERHLTTLNDKRISADDKKVFEAALKQYFNQHFSVASVHTKANTSNDVTQLLPIQWIGVEPGIHETYIYQEVPGYKLNGKLLISNSVLMDYAHQQVNTVNLQLTQHKLAKAFTFQSHKQAMP; via the coding sequence ATGGCGCGTTTGTTACTCATAATCTGTTTACTTGGGCTGTCGTTAAATGCGTTAGCCCATAAGTTTTACACTGGGATCACGGATATTCAGTTTAATCCTAATACAAACAGCCTAGAAATCATTCATCGCTTTGCGACTCATGACTTTGAACGACACTTAACTACGCTAAACGATAAGCGCATTAGTGCTGACGATAAAAAAGTATTTGAAGCAGCACTTAAACAGTACTTCAATCAACACTTTTCTGTGGCTTCCGTGCACACCAAAGCGAACACCAGCAATGATGTGACCCAGTTATTACCCATTCAGTGGATTGGTGTTGAACCGGGCATACATGAAACTTATATTTATCAAGAAGTACCAGGCTACAAATTGAATGGTAAATTACTGATCAGCAACTCAGTTCTGATGGATTACGCACACCAACAAGTAAACACTGTTAATCTTCAACTAACCCAGCATAAGCTCGCTAAAGCATTTACTTTTCAATCGCATAAGCAAGCTATGCCATAA
- a CDS encoding M1 family metallopeptidase gives MFKKLALILACISLHAVAAIPFDDKFRQLDEVLPTPNQYRTASGAPGHKYWQQRADYKINVTINDNNQTLSASETITYYNNSPDELTYLWLQLDQNRFKKDSDFKLTKTAPSSKKVSFSAFRNTVESDLWDGGYNITNVVDNKGEPLNYIINKTMMRIDLAKPLKPGKIISFSLDWDYKIREQKVLGGRGGYEYFKEDGNYLYEIAQWFPRMAAYYDVYGWQNKQFLGSGEFALEFGDYEVAITVPADHIVASTGVLQNSKDVLTDTQLERLEQAKTANKPVIIVSQDEAIDNEKASTDEVKTWRFKAENVRDFAFASSRKFIWDAQGYKNGNTDVMAMSYYPKEGNPLWERYSTEAIIHTIEHYNKYSLDYPYPTSISVNGPVGGMEYPMITFNGPRPVKDKKTGELTYSRRTKYGLIGVIIHEVGHNYYPMIINSDERQWTWMDEGLNTFVQFLAEQAWEENYPSRRGEARNITDYMKSSKQVPIMTNSESVLQFGNNAYGKPATALNILRETIMGRELFDFAFKEYARRWQFKRPTPADFFRTMEDASGVDLDWFWRGWFYTTDHVDISLDAVTKVTVDTQNPDIESEWQREQYKTEPKSITQQRNAGQAVRTQTKPELLDFYNEHDKFTATNAQRNKYNKAIKGYEDWQQALLKNDDIHYIIDFTNHGGLVMPLILAIDYVDGSKEELRIPAEIWRRSPKHVSKQLTRKKEIQSITLDPHWETADVNVNNNHWPARPVESRLQLFKKKKKNMMKDYNEKLAPLNDEAERKEEPGQ, from the coding sequence ATGTTTAAAAAACTCGCCTTAATATTGGCATGTATCTCATTACATGCGGTTGCAGCAATCCCATTTGATGATAAATTTAGGCAGCTTGATGAAGTGTTGCCCACACCCAATCAATATCGTACGGCATCTGGTGCTCCTGGCCACAAGTATTGGCAACAGCGTGCTGACTATAAAATTAATGTCACGATAAATGATAACAATCAAACCCTATCTGCATCTGAAACAATTACTTACTACAATAATTCACCAGACGAATTAACTTACCTGTGGTTACAACTTGATCAAAATCGCTTTAAAAAAGATTCCGATTTTAAGCTCACAAAAACCGCACCGTCATCAAAAAAAGTTAGCTTCTCAGCATTTAGAAATACCGTTGAAAGTGATCTATGGGATGGCGGGTACAACATCACTAATGTTGTAGACAATAAAGGCGAACCGTTAAATTACATTATCAACAAAACGATGATGCGCATTGACTTAGCAAAACCACTTAAACCCGGCAAAATTATTTCTTTTAGCCTTGACTGGGACTACAAAATTCGTGAACAAAAAGTGCTAGGTGGTCGTGGGGGTTATGAATACTTCAAAGAAGATGGTAATTACCTTTATGAAATAGCACAGTGGTTCCCGCGCATGGCGGCCTATTATGATGTCTACGGTTGGCAGAATAAACAGTTTTTAGGTAGCGGTGAGTTTGCCTTAGAGTTTGGTGATTATGAAGTTGCTATCACAGTTCCTGCGGATCATATCGTTGCTTCAACCGGCGTATTACAAAACAGTAAGGATGTACTAACAGACACCCAGCTTGAACGGTTAGAACAAGCTAAGACAGCAAATAAACCTGTAATTATTGTTAGCCAAGATGAAGCGATTGACAATGAAAAAGCCAGTACCGATGAAGTTAAAACATGGCGCTTCAAAGCAGAAAATGTAAGAGACTTTGCATTTGCATCAAGCCGTAAATTTATTTGGGATGCACAGGGCTACAAAAACGGTAATACCGATGTAATGGCTATGTCGTATTATCCTAAAGAAGGTAATCCACTGTGGGAACGCTATTCAACCGAAGCTATCATTCACACCATTGAGCATTACAATAAGTACAGCTTAGATTACCCATACCCAACTTCAATTTCAGTTAACGGTCCTGTGGGCGGCATGGAATATCCGATGATCACTTTCAACGGTCCTCGCCCAGTAAAAGATAAAAAAACAGGTGAATTAACCTACTCTCGCCGCACTAAATACGGCTTAATTGGCGTGATTATTCATGAAGTTGGCCACAACTACTATCCTATGATTATTAATTCAGATGAACGTCAATGGACGTGGATGGACGAGGGACTCAACACCTTTGTACAATTCTTAGCCGAGCAAGCATGGGAAGAGAATTACCCATCACGTCGCGGCGAAGCACGTAATATTACCGATTACATGAAAAGTAGTAAGCAAGTGCCCATTATGACGAATTCAGAGTCAGTACTTCAGTTTGGTAATAACGCGTATGGTAAGCCTGCAACCGCATTAAACATATTACGCGAAACCATTATGGGCCGTGAACTATTTGATTTTGCATTTAAAGAATATGCCCGTCGTTGGCAATTTAAACGCCCAACGCCCGCCGACTTTTTTAGAACAATGGAAGATGCGTCAGGTGTTGATTTAGATTGGTTTTGGCGCGGTTGGTTTTATACCACTGATCATGTAGATATTTCATTAGATGCCGTAACCAAGGTAACGGTCGATACACAAAATCCTGATATCGAAAGTGAATGGCAGCGCGAACAGTATAAAACTGAGCCAAAATCCATTACTCAACAACGTAATGCGGGTCAAGCAGTTCGTACTCAAACTAAACCAGAATTATTAGACTTTTATAACGAGCACGATAAGTTTACCGCCACCAATGCGCAGCGCAATAAATACAACAAAGCCATTAAGGGTTATGAAGATTGGCAGCAAGCTTTACTCAAAAATGATGATATTCATTATATTATCGACTTTACCAACCATGGTGGCCTAGTGATGCCGTTAATTTTAGCCATTGATTATGTAGACGGCAGTAAAGAAGAATTGCGCATTCCTGCTGAAATTTGGCGCCGTTCACCTAAACATGTCAGCAAACAATTAACACGTAAAAAAGAAATCCAATCCATCACACTTGATCCGCATTGGGAAACAGCAGACGTAAATGTGAATAACAACCATTGGCCTGCTCGTCCAGTCGAATCTCGCTTACAGCTTTTCAAGAAAAAGAAGAAAAATATGATGAAAGACTATAACGAGAAGCTGGCTCCGTTAAACGATGAAGCTGAACGCAAAGAAGAGCCGGGTCAATAA